One genomic segment of Oncorhynchus mykiss isolate Arlee chromosome 10, USDA_OmykA_1.1, whole genome shotgun sequence includes these proteins:
- the tmsb gene encoding thymosin beta — MSDKPNMREISSFDKTKLKKTETRVKNPLPTKETIDEERKREQSH; from the exons ATGTCTGACAAACCCAACATGAGGGAAATCTCCAGCTTTGATAAGACTAAGCTGAAGAAGACGGAGACCAGAGTGAAGAACCCATTGCCAACCAAAGAAA CAATCGAtgaagagaggaagcgagagcAATCGCATTGA
- the LOC110533317 gene encoding heterogeneous nuclear ribonucleoprotein A/B isoform X2: MSDDAEQQLMETSENGNEAEELNGAEEATLQAETEEQEKQSCEEDAAVEEVDAQNGAAEGGQINASKGEDDAGKMFVGGLSWDTSKKDLKDYFSKFGEVTDCTIKMDSNTGRSRGFGFILFQTAASVDKVLEQKEHRLDGRQIDPKKAMAMKKEPAKKIFVGGLNPEATEETIREYFGTFGEIESIELPVDPKFKKRRGFIFITFKEESTVKKCLEKKFHNVCGTKVTDGKEGLCEIKIAQPKEVYQQQQFGGRGGASYGGGRGGRGRGGGQNQYGNQGYNNYWNQGYGSQGYGSQGYGNQGYGYGGQQAYGNYGAYGNYDYSAGYYGGGYGGGYDYRLK, from the exons ATGTCTGACGACGCTGAACAGCAATTAATGGAGACGTCCGAAAATGGAAACGAAGCAGAAGAGTTGAATGGAGCAGAAGAAGCCACATTACAGGCCGAGACGGAGGAACAAGAAAAACAGAGTTGTGAGGAAGACGCTGCTGTGGAGGAAGTGGACGCCCAGAACGGAGCGGCAGAAGGGGGACAGATAAATGCAAGCAAAGGCGAGGATGACGCTGG CAAAATGTTTGTTGGTGGACTTAGCTGGGACACTAGCAAAAAAGACCTGAAAGACTACTTCTCCAAATTTGGAGAGGTGACAGATTGTACCATCAAGATGGACTCAAACACAGGAAGGTCACGCGGGTTTGGGTTCATCTTGTTCCAAACGGCAGCAAGTGTAGACAAG GTTCTTGAGCAGAAAGAACACAGGCTAGACGGACGACAGATAGACCCAAAGAAGGCTATGGCAATGAAGAAGGAACCAGCCAAGAAGATCTTTGTTGGTGGTCTTAATCCAGAAGCCACAGAGGAGACCATCAGAGAGTACTTTGGAACCTTTGGGGAG ATTGAATCCATCGAACTCCCAGTGGACCCCAAATTCAAAAAAAGGAGGGGGTTTATCTTCATCACGTTCAAAGAAGAGTCCACTGTTAAAAAATGCCTTGAGAAAAAGTTCCACAATGTGTGTGGAACTAAAGTTACAGATGGAAAGGAAGGTCTT TGTGAGATCAAAATCGCCCAGCCCAAAGAGGTGTACCAGCAGCAGCAATTTGGAGGCCGTGGTGGCGCCAGCTATGGAGGAGGCCGGGGAGGCAGAGGCCGTGGTGGTG GCCAAAACCAGTATGGCAACCAGGGTTATAATAACTACTGGAACCAGGGCTATGGCAGCCAGGGCTATGGCAGCCAGGGCTATGGCAACCAGGGCTATGGTTATGGTGGGCAGCAGGCCTATGGAAACTATGGCGCTTACGGCAACTATGACTACTCTGCTGGATACTACGGAGGTGGCTATGGAGGGGGCTACGACTACA GACTCAAGTAA
- the spns3 gene encoding protein spinster homolog 3 isoform X2 → MTICSCGPARVSENRAPLTLTLTGPFNEGIVEMHHRVFICSFIILAPIFGYLGDRYNRKFIMIGGLSVWVVMTLSSSFVTESYFWLLVLLRALVGTGEASYSTIAPTIIGDLFSGAKRTVMISAFYIFIPVGSGLGYIIGSSVANATGDWRWALRLNPILGSLGLLLLAVLCPNPPRGASDGHGGSTIEHTSYLEDVKYLLKNKSFVWSSLGVTAMAFLTGALAFWTPIFLSRAQVAQGIQPPCNTEPCDTSDSYIFGVVTVVTGILGVSLGSTISRKLRDRVPNADPLICAVGMLSSAPCFFAAIVLASTSIPATYVFIGIGETLLSLNWAVLADILLYVVVPTRRATAEALQIMVCHLLGDAGSPYLLGSISDALRTYQPDSHTWSFRSLEYSFLLCPFVGVLGGLFFLMTALYITKDRKNAELLTAGVCDPVDPPTRFSAMAGSTDC, encoded by the exons ATGACCATCTGCTCCTGTGGACCAGCACGAGTGTCGGAAAACAGAGCACCTCTTACTCTAACACTGACTGGGCCATTTAATGAAGGCATTGTGGAGATGCACCACCGAG TTTTCATCTGCAGTTTCATTATTTTGGCTCCAATCTTTGGGTACCTTGGCGACCGCTACAACAGGAAGTTCATCATGATTGGCGGGCTGAGTGTGTGGGTGGTGATGACCCTGAGCAGCTCTTTTGTCACAGAATCG TATTTCTGGCTGCTGGTGCTGTTGAGAGCCCTGGTGGGGACAGGAGAGGCCAGCTACTCCACCATCGCCCCTACCATCATAGgagacctgttctctggagcCAAGAGGACCGTCATGATCTCTGCCTTCTACATCTTCATCCCTGTTGGAAG TGGTCTGGGATACATAATAGGATCCTCTGTTGCCAATGCCACTGGAGACTGGCGTTGGGCCTTACGG cTCAATCCCATCCTGGGTTCCCTGGGTCTGCTCCTGCTGGCTGTGTTGTGCCCAAACCCCCCACGAGGGGCCTCTGACGGCCATGGAGGAAGTACCATAGAGCACACCTCTTACCTGGAGGACGTCAAGTATCTTCTGAAGAA TAAGAGTTTTGTGTGGTCATCACTGGGAGTTACTGCCATGGCTTTTCTGACTGGAGCTCTGGCCTTCTGGACACCCATCTTCCTGAGCCGAGCTCAGGTCGCTCAGGGCATCCAGCCACCCTGCAACACTGAACCCTGCGACACCTCCGACAG TTACATCTTTGGGGTCGTGACGGTGGTGACGGGTATTTTGGGTGTTTCGTTGGGCAGCACCATCTCCAGGAAACTGAGGGACAGGGTGCCCAACGCAGACCCCCTCATCTGTGCTGTGGGCATGCTCAGCTCCGCCCCCTGCTTCTTCGCCGCCATTGTACTGGCGTCTACAAGCATCCCTGCCACTTAT GTGTTCATCGGCATTGGGGAGACTCTATTGTCACTGAACTGGGCCGTTCTAGCTGATATCCTACTG TATGTGGTGGTGCCAACCAGGAGAGCTACAGCTGAAGCTCTGCAGATCATGGTCTGTCATCTCCTAGGAGATGCCGGAAGCCCATACCTGCTAGGATCT ATCTCAGACGCTCTGCGTACATACCAGCCTGACTCGCATACGTGGAGTTTCCGTAGTCTGGAGTACAGCTTCCTGCTGTGCCCTTTCGTAGGGGTCCTGGGTGGGCTCTTCTTCCTCATGACAGCCCTCTACATCACAAAGGACAGGAAGAACGCAGAGCTACTCACTGCAG gggtGTGTGATCCAGTAGATCCTCCTACTCGGTTTAGTGCCATGGCAGGCTCCACAGATTGCTGA
- the LOC110533317 gene encoding heterogeneous nuclear ribonucleoprotein A/B isoform X1, with protein sequence MSDDAEQQLMETSENGNEAEELNGAEEATLQAETEEQEKQSCEEDAAVEEVDAQNGAAEGGQINASKGEDDAGKMFVGGLSWDTSKKDLKDYFSKFGEVTDCTIKMDSNTGRSRGFGFILFQTAASVDKVLEQKEHRLDGRQIDPKKAMAMKKEPAKKIFVGGLNPEATEETIREYFGTFGEIESIELPVDPKFKKRRGFIFITFKEESTVKKCLEKKFHNVCGTKVTDGKEGLCEIKIAQPKEVYQQQQFGGRGGASYGGGRGGRGRGGGQNQYGNQGYNNYWNQGYGSQGYGSQGYGNQGYGYGGQQAYGNYGAYGNYDYSAGYYGGGYGGGYDYNQGNTSYGKTPRRGGHQGSYKPY encoded by the exons ATGTCTGACGACGCTGAACAGCAATTAATGGAGACGTCCGAAAATGGAAACGAAGCAGAAGAGTTGAATGGAGCAGAAGAAGCCACATTACAGGCCGAGACGGAGGAACAAGAAAAACAGAGTTGTGAGGAAGACGCTGCTGTGGAGGAAGTGGACGCCCAGAACGGAGCGGCAGAAGGGGGACAGATAAATGCAAGCAAAGGCGAGGATGACGCTGG CAAAATGTTTGTTGGTGGACTTAGCTGGGACACTAGCAAAAAAGACCTGAAAGACTACTTCTCCAAATTTGGAGAGGTGACAGATTGTACCATCAAGATGGACTCAAACACAGGAAGGTCACGCGGGTTTGGGTTCATCTTGTTCCAAACGGCAGCAAGTGTAGACAAG GTTCTTGAGCAGAAAGAACACAGGCTAGACGGACGACAGATAGACCCAAAGAAGGCTATGGCAATGAAGAAGGAACCAGCCAAGAAGATCTTTGTTGGTGGTCTTAATCCAGAAGCCACAGAGGAGACCATCAGAGAGTACTTTGGAACCTTTGGGGAG ATTGAATCCATCGAACTCCCAGTGGACCCCAAATTCAAAAAAAGGAGGGGGTTTATCTTCATCACGTTCAAAGAAGAGTCCACTGTTAAAAAATGCCTTGAGAAAAAGTTCCACAATGTGTGTGGAACTAAAGTTACAGATGGAAAGGAAGGTCTT TGTGAGATCAAAATCGCCCAGCCCAAAGAGGTGTACCAGCAGCAGCAATTTGGAGGCCGTGGTGGCGCCAGCTATGGAGGAGGCCGGGGAGGCAGAGGCCGTGGTGGTG GCCAAAACCAGTATGGCAACCAGGGTTATAATAACTACTGGAACCAGGGCTATGGCAGCCAGGGCTATGGCAGCCAGGGCTATGGCAACCAGGGCTATGGTTATGGTGGGCAGCAGGCCTATGGAAACTATGGCGCTTACGGCAACTATGACTACTCTGCTGGATACTACGGAGGTGGCTATGGAGGGGGCTACGACTACA ACCAGGGCAATACAAGCTATGGGAAAACTCCAAGACGTGGAGGTCACCAGGGTAGCTACAAGCCATACTGA
- the spns3 gene encoding protein spinster homolog 3 isoform X3, producing the protein MIGGLSVWVVMTLSSSFVTESYFWLLVLLRALVGTGEASYSTIAPTIIGDLFSGAKRTVMISAFYIFIPVGSGLGYIIGSSVANATGDWRWALRLNPILGSLGLLLLAVLCPNPPRGASDGHGGSTIEHTSYLEDVKYLLKNKSFVWSSLGVTAMAFLTGALAFWTPIFLSRAQVAQGIQPPCNTEPCDTSDSYIFGVVTVVTGILGVSLGSTISRKLRDRVPNADPLICAVGMLSSAPCFFAAIVLASTSIPATYVFIGIGETLLSLNWAVLADILLYVVVPTRRATAEALQIMVCHLLGDAGSPYLLGSISDALRTYQPDSHTWSFRSLEYSFLLCPFVGVLGGLFFLMTALYITKDRKNAELLTAGVCDPVDPPTRFSAMAGSTDC; encoded by the exons ATGATTGGCGGGCTGAGTGTGTGGGTGGTGATGACCCTGAGCAGCTCTTTTGTCACAGAATCG TATTTCTGGCTGCTGGTGCTGTTGAGAGCCCTGGTGGGGACAGGAGAGGCCAGCTACTCCACCATCGCCCCTACCATCATAGgagacctgttctctggagcCAAGAGGACCGTCATGATCTCTGCCTTCTACATCTTCATCCCTGTTGGAAG TGGTCTGGGATACATAATAGGATCCTCTGTTGCCAATGCCACTGGAGACTGGCGTTGGGCCTTACGG cTCAATCCCATCCTGGGTTCCCTGGGTCTGCTCCTGCTGGCTGTGTTGTGCCCAAACCCCCCACGAGGGGCCTCTGACGGCCATGGAGGAAGTACCATAGAGCACACCTCTTACCTGGAGGACGTCAAGTATCTTCTGAAGAA TAAGAGTTTTGTGTGGTCATCACTGGGAGTTACTGCCATGGCTTTTCTGACTGGAGCTCTGGCCTTCTGGACACCCATCTTCCTGAGCCGAGCTCAGGTCGCTCAGGGCATCCAGCCACCCTGCAACACTGAACCCTGCGACACCTCCGACAG TTACATCTTTGGGGTCGTGACGGTGGTGACGGGTATTTTGGGTGTTTCGTTGGGCAGCACCATCTCCAGGAAACTGAGGGACAGGGTGCCCAACGCAGACCCCCTCATCTGTGCTGTGGGCATGCTCAGCTCCGCCCCCTGCTTCTTCGCCGCCATTGTACTGGCGTCTACAAGCATCCCTGCCACTTAT GTGTTCATCGGCATTGGGGAGACTCTATTGTCACTGAACTGGGCCGTTCTAGCTGATATCCTACTG TATGTGGTGGTGCCAACCAGGAGAGCTACAGCTGAAGCTCTGCAGATCATGGTCTGTCATCTCCTAGGAGATGCCGGAAGCCCATACCTGCTAGGATCT ATCTCAGACGCTCTGCGTACATACCAGCCTGACTCGCATACGTGGAGTTTCCGTAGTCTGGAGTACAGCTTCCTGCTGTGCCCTTTCGTAGGGGTCCTGGGTGGGCTCTTCTTCCTCATGACAGCCCTCTACATCACAAAGGACAGGAAGAACGCAGAGCTACTCACTGCAG gggtGTGTGATCCAGTAGATCCTCCTACTCGGTTTAGTGCCATGGCAGGCTCCACAGATTGCTGA